A genomic segment from Actinoplanes sichuanensis encodes:
- a CDS encoding caspase family protein, with the protein MTRKALLVGIDIYPDPRNNLNSCIADTLAFRSLLISRYGFQAAEITLLHNSSATLANVRAALDDLVAGAEPGDTLVFFESSHGYRFPQGDTMVEVLCLYDGFLHDSELVDRAATLPPGVFTCVADACHAGGLNKLFFAPDGAQLIRAKVWQPSADDADRHAGESSQVTRFKFFGREATGDSAAVAKNLVTVPENLLRTKSNGAESVLNGALFAACQADETAAAGSAATDNLSAFTYAVVREVTGPIQLRTLAERVTARLQAIGMRQTPRALTPVGPPQLLDRGFITLQPVGGGVVPTPQPDPEEQFDPWEWLRDQLSGVL; encoded by the coding sequence ATGACCCGCAAGGCATTGCTGGTCGGAATCGACATCTATCCCGACCCCCGCAACAACCTCAATTCCTGCATCGCGGACACCCTCGCGTTCCGCTCCCTGCTGATCTCCCGGTACGGCTTCCAGGCCGCCGAGATCACTCTGCTGCACAACAGCAGCGCCACCCTCGCGAACGTCCGCGCCGCCCTCGACGACCTGGTCGCCGGTGCCGAGCCCGGCGACACCCTGGTCTTCTTCGAGTCGTCGCACGGCTACCGGTTCCCGCAGGGCGACACCATGGTCGAGGTCCTCTGCCTCTACGACGGGTTCCTGCACGACTCCGAACTCGTCGACCGGGCCGCGACCCTCCCGCCCGGCGTGTTCACCTGCGTCGCCGACGCCTGCCACGCCGGCGGTCTGAACAAATTGTTCTTCGCCCCCGACGGCGCGCAGTTGATCCGGGCCAAGGTGTGGCAGCCCTCGGCCGACGACGCCGACCGGCACGCAGGCGAATCCAGCCAGGTCACCCGGTTCAAGTTCTTCGGCCGCGAGGCCACCGGCGACAGCGCGGCCGTCGCCAAGAACCTGGTCACCGTGCCGGAGAACCTGCTGCGGACCAAGAGCAACGGTGCCGAGAGCGTCCTCAACGGTGCCCTGTTCGCCGCCTGCCAGGCCGACGAGACGGCCGCCGCCGGCAGCGCGGCCACCGACAACCTGTCCGCCTTCACCTACGCCGTCGTCCGTGAGGTCACCGGCCCGATCCAGCTGCGCACGCTGGCCGAGCGGGTCACCGCCCGGCTCCAGGCGATCGGCATGCGGCAGACCCCGCGCGCACTCACCCCCGTCGGCCCGCCGCAGCTGCTCGACCGCGGCTTCATCACGTTGCAGCCGGTCGGCGGCGGCGTCGTTCCCACCCCGCAGCCCGATCCCGAGGAGCAGTTCGACCCCTGGGAGTGGCTGCGCGACCAACTGTCCGGCGTGCTCTGA